The nucleotide window CATTACCCGGCATAACGTGGAGGAGATTACCTCCGACGCCTTCATCGACTGGCTCATAAACAAGGGTGCCTTCTTCGGCTGGAGCTTCCACTACGTCCCCATTGGACGGGACCCCGACGTCAACCTGATGGTCAGCCCCGAACAGCGGGAATACTTGGTGTGGAGGGTGCGGGAGATCCGCACCACTAAACCGTACCTGATGGCCGATTTCTGGAACGACGGCTACCTCACCCTGGGATGCATTGCGGGCGGGCGGCGCTATTTCCACATCACCGCTTCCGGAGACGTGGAACCCTGTGCCTTCGCCCACTTCTCCGTGGACAACATCAAGAACAAGAGCTTGCGTGAGGTACTGGCCAACCCCCTCTTCCGCGCCTACCAGAAGCGGCAGCCCTTCAACTCCAACTACCTGCTGCCCTGTCCCATCATCGACAACCCCCGGGCCCTGCGGGAGATCGTGGCCGAGTCGGGGGCCCATCCCACCCACCCGGGCGCGGAAACCGTACTGCAGGACCCCATCGCCTCCCACCTGGACGACCTCTCCCGCCGCTGGGGCGAGAGGGCAGCCCTGATCCAGCAACGCTTGCAGGAGTTTGCCCGCACCCGACCCGCACCCCCCGCACCGGACGCCTGCCCCGCCTGCACCGGGGAACATGAGGAGCAGCGGATAGCCGTCGCCCACGGAGGGGAAACGTGATGGCAGAGGAAAAGCCAGGTGGAGCCGGAGCAACCGAGGGCCCGGCCACCGGCAGGACCGACACACCGGCCGCCGAGGGCACAGGTGCCAGCAGGACCGGGGTGGCGGACAGGATCACGGAAGCCGCCCTGAAGGCGGCCGACCTGGCCCTGGGCGCCGCCGACTACGCCCTGGATGCCGCCCGCCGGCTCAGCACCCAGCTGGCAGGCCAGGGGACCCGGCGCCGCCAGGAGATCGGGCGCCGCCTGAACCTCCTGGCCGAGCGCGGCCGGCGCCTGCGCCTGGCCACCCGGTCCAACCTGGATCGACTGGGAACCCTCCTGGTCACACGGGCCGACATCGAGCGCCTGGAGGCCAGGATCAGCGCCCTGGAAAAGGCAGCCCGGGGGGAAAGCTGATCCGGGTGGCCTCCCGGCGGGCACAACTGGCCAGGCTACGCGAGATCTCCCGGGTCATGCTGCGTCATGGCCTGGGATTTCTCCTTGTTCAGGCTGGGCTGGCCAACCTGGTCCCCCGCGCCCATCGTCGCCCGGCCACACGCGGATATCGCCTGCGGGCCGCCCTGGAAGAACTTGGCCCCACCTTCATTAAGCTCGGTCAGGCCCTGAGCACCCGGCGTGACCTGCTGCCCGCGGACATCATCCAGGACCTGGAGGGCCTGCAGGACCGGGCTCCGCCCATGCCCTTCTCACGGGCCAGGGAGGTGATCGAGCAGGAGCTGGGGGAACCCCTGGAGGCCCTTTTCGCCTCCTTCGACCCCGAGCCCCTGGCCGCCGCCTCCATCGGACAGGTGCACCTGGCCCACACCCCCGACGGGCGGGCGGTGGCGGTGAAGGTGCAGCGGTGGAAAATCGAAGAGCAGGTAGAAGCGGACCTGGCCATCCTGGAGGAAGTGGCCGGTATCATCGAGGCCCGCACCACCTGGGGCAAGGAATACGGGCTCCGCGACCTTATGCGGGAGTTCGCCCGCACCATCCGGGCGGAACTGGACTACCGGGTGGAAGCGGAACACTGCCGGCACTTCGGCGAGAACTTCGCCCGCGACCCGGACGTGCGCATCCCCGCCGTAGTTTCGGAACTGACGTCCCGCCGGGTGCTCACCCTTGAGTACGAAAACGGGATCAAGATCTCGGACGTAGAGGCCCTCCGCAGTGCCGGTTACCGGCCGGAAGAAGTGGCCCGCAAGCTGGTAAGGGCCATGATGCGCCAGATCTTCCAACACGGGCTTTTTCACGCCGACCCCCATCCGGGCAACCTGGCCGTGCTCCCCGGGGAAGTGATCTTCTTCATGGACTTCGGCCAGGTGGGGCACTTCACCCCACACCAGCAGGACCTGCTGCAGGAGGGAGTTCTGGCTCTGGTCCGGGGCGACGTGGGCACCATGGTGCAGGTGGTCCTCGATCTGGGGACAGCGACAGAACTCGACGAGCAGGAATTCGCCGCGCGGGTGGACAGCCTGGTGGAAAAGTACGTGACCTGCTCCCTGGGACGGGTCAACCCCGTCGCGGCAATAAGGGATGCCCTTGACCTGGCCCGTCACTTCCGGGTGCGGATACCCCCCGCCTTCGCCCTGCTGGGAAAGAGCCTGGGCACCCTGGAAGCGGTGGTGACCAACCTCGATCCCCAGATCAGCATCCTGGACATCGCCCGCCCCACCGCCCGCGAGATCCTGCGTCAGCGCACCTCGCCCCGGGTAGCCTTCCGCCGCGCCCGCCGCGACCTGGGCGCCTGGTGGTCGGTATTCCGGCGCCTCCCCCGCCGCCTGGACCGGGTGATATCCAAGCTGGACCGCGACTCCCTGCGCATCCGGTTCACTCTCGAAGATGAGCAAATGGTGCGTCGCCTGGAACGCATGGCCACCCGCCTGTCTCTAGCCATACTGTTCCTGGGCACCGCCGTCCTGGTAGCGGGCCTGGTCGTGGCAGGCGCCGCAGCCGGGAGCCTGAAATTCCCGGCCTGGATGCTCAGCCCCTTCTTCGTGTCCGGGGCGGGTACCGTCGTCATCCTCCTGGCCCTGGCCGTGCTGTTATCCGCCCTGCTCGGCTCCCGCCCCCGCCGCCGCCCGTAGAGCGATCAGCCTCGAGCGACTCAGGCTAAGGCAGGACAGCGGTGGCGACGGCTGCCCAGGCCAGAAAGCGCTCAAATCCGATGCCGATGATCAGTGTAAGGATGGCGGTCGCCACCACCACGGCACTCACCGCCGGGCAGGGCCGCCCGGCGGCAGCGGGCCCCCCGCCCATGACCCCGGCATCACCGGTGACCGGGACGGTGCAGGCCGGCCCCGCAGGCCCGGTGCCACCGCCCACGGGTGCCGCGCCGGGGGCCTCCCCCGCCAGGAACATCTGGCGCACCACACCGTAGTAGTACCCCACCGAGATGACGCTGTTCACCACCATCACCAGGGCCAGCCACACCTGCCCCTTCTCCAGGGCAGCGGAAAACAGGTAGAACTTACCGAAAAAGCCCGCGGTGGGCGGGATGCCGATGAGGGACAGGAAGTACACCACCATCCCCCAGGCCAAAAGCGGCCAGCGGCGGGCCAGGCCGGTGTAGTCCGCTATCTCCTCTCCCCGGGCGGAAACGGCCACGATGACCGCGAACGCCCCCAGGTTGGCAAACAGGTAGGCCAGCAGGTAGTAGGCCACGGCCCGGCTCCCCATGGGAGTACCCACCGCCAGACCCACCAGGATGTACCCGGCGTGGGCGATGGCGGAATATGCCATCATGCGCTTGATGTTCTTTTGGGGCAAAGCGGAAAGGTTGCCCACGAACATGCTCAGGACGGCCAGTACAGCAAAGGCGAAGGCCCATTCCTGCCGCAAGTCGCCCAGGCCGGTAAAGAACACCCGCACCAGGGCGGCAAAGGCGGCAGCCTTGGGACCCACCGAAAAGAAGGCAGTGATGGGGGTGGGAGCCCCCTCGTAGGCGTCCGGCGCCCACATGTGCAGGGGCGCGGCCGCCACCTTGAATCCGAATCCCGCCACCAGGAACACCAGGGCAGCATATCCCAGGGCAGCCGCCCCGGCCCCCCCGGCTGCTGCCGCGCCGGCCCCGGAAATGGCGCGGGCGATGGCATCCAGCGACGTGCTGCCGGCGACCCCGTACAGGAGGGAGATACCGAAGAGCAGTACCGCCGAGGCCACCGCGCCGGCGAGGAAGTACTTGATGGCTGCCTCCACCGCACGGGCATCTTCCTTCAGGTAGCCGGCCAGGACGTACGAGCACAGGGAAACCAGTTCCAGGCCCAGGTATATCATCAGCAGGTCGCGGGAGGAGGCCATGAGCATCATGCCCAGGACGCCCCACACCAGGAGGGGCCAGTATTCGCCCCGGCCGCCAGCGCGCTGGCGGAGGAAATCCATCGAAACCAGGGCAACCAGCAGCCCGGCCGCCAGGAACATACCCCGGAAGAGGGCGGCGAAGGGATCCAGGGAAAGCATCCCTGACCAGAGGTCGGCCCGCACCCCCAGGCCGGGGACGAGGGCAAGCAGGGCCACCCCAAAGATAAACGCAGTCGCCCCGCCCCAGCGGATCTGGACCTCCCCGGCGGCCCGGCCGCCGGCGCTGACAGCCAGGAGGAGCAGCAATGAGGCTGCGGCCAGGATCAGTTCGGGTGCCAGAGCAGCCCAGGCCACCCTACATCCCCCCTACCCGGGCCGCCAGTTGGATGAGGGCGGGATTGGTGAAGTCCAGAAGCAGGCGCGGGTAGACGCCCAGCACCGCGATGAGCACGATGAGGGGGATCACCGTGGCCAGTTCCCGGCCAGTCACGTCGGGCAAGGATTCCAGCTCCGGCCTGGACCGGCCCATGAGCACCCGCTGCATCATCCACAGCATGTACCCGGCGGTGATCACGATGGTGGCGGCACCGATGATCACCAGGGTGCGGTAGACGGGGAAAGATCCCAGGAGCACCAACAACTCCGCCACGAAGCCGGAGAGCCCGGGCAATCCCAGGGAAGCGAAGGAGGCGAAGGCCAGGATGATGCCGTAAGCGGGCAGAGTGGCGTACAGGCCGCTCAGCTTGGCGATCTCCCGGGTATGAGCACGGTCGTATATCATCCCCACCAGCAAGAACAGCATCCCCGTGATCATGCCGTGGGAAAACATCTGGAAGACGGCCCCGCTCAGGGCCATGGGGGTGCCGGAGGCAATCCCCAGCATGACGTAACCCATGTGGCTTACGGAGGAGTAGGCCACCAGCTTCTTGAGGTCGGCCTGCCACATGGCCACGAAGGCCCCGTAGATCATGCTGATGACACCCAGGACGGCGATGGCGTAGGAGAAGTAAGCGGCCGCGTCGGGGAAGGTGGGCAGACTCACCCGCATGAAGCCGTAAGTGCCCATCTTCAGCAGGATGCCGGCCAGCAACACGGACACGGCGGTGGGTGCCTCCACGTGGGCATCAGGCAACCACGTGTGGAACGGGAATACTGGCACCTTGACGGCAAAACCGAAGTAGAGGGCCAGGAACACCCAGAGCTGGAACCGGAAGGGGAACTGGACCTTCTGCAGGGCCAGCATGTCGAAGGTGGGACGCCCCAGGGCCTGCGCCCCCGCAAAGTACATGGCCAGGATGCCCACCAGCATGACCACGCTGCCCAGCAAGGTGTATATGAAGAACTTGATGGCCGCGTACTCGCGCCGGGGGCCGCCCCAGATCCCGATCAGAAAGTACATGGGGACCAGCACCAGTTCCCAGAACACGTAGAACAGGACGTAATCAAGGGCGCAGAACACGCCCATCATGCCCGTCTCCAGCAGAAGGAGGAGGGCGAAGTAGTCTTTCGGCCGGGGGGAAATCTGCCAGGAGGCCAGACAGGCCAGGAAGGTGAGCAGGGCAGTCAGGAAGACCATGGGGAAGCTTATGCCGTCCACACCCAGGATGTAGTTGATTCCCAGGCTGGGCACCCAGGCCGCCCTCTCCACAAACTGCATGCCGCCGCCCGGCTGGAACGTGGTCGCCATCCAGATGGAGATGGCCAGGGGTATGGCAGTGGTGATGAGGGCCGCCACCTTGAATCCCCTTTCGTCATGGCGCGGCCAAAGGGCCACCACCGCAGCACCCGCCAGGGGGATGAATATGGCCAGCGTGAGCAACATGCTCTAGAACCCTCCCATCAGGTAAAAGGTGAAGAGACCGGCCACCAGGCTGAGCACGAAGACCAGCACGTACCAGCGCACCAGTCCGGTCTGAGTGCGGCGGACGGCCCGCCCGGCCGCCACCGTTCCCGCGGCCACCCCGTTGACGGCTCCGTCCACCACCACCAGGTCGAAGGTGGCAGAGGCCCGGCTGATCTGCACGGAACCCCATCCCACCCCGTTGACCATCCCGTCGATCACCCCCAGGTCAAAGCGGGCCAGCAGCCCGGACAGGGCCAGGGCCGGCTTCACCAGGGTGACGTAGTAGATGCGGTCAAAGTACCACTTTTCTTTGAACAGGCGGTAGAGCGGCCACAGAGCAGAAATCGCCCGGCGCCGATCCACCAGCCGCAACCCGTATATGGCCACACCAGCGGCGATGCCCGCCAGGCCGGCCCCCAGGGCCAGGGCCATCACGCCCGGGGCGGCGTGCTCGTGGGCTTCCATCCCGGAAAGGCGCACGAAGAAGTTGCCCCCCAACCCTGCCACCGTGGCCAGGGTAGCCAGCACCACCAGCGGCCCGGTCATCACCGGAGGCGATTCGTGGGCGTGGTACTCCGACCGCCGCTGGCCGAAGAAGGTGAGCAGGCAGGCCCGCGTCATGTAATAGGCGGTGAGGAAGGCCGTACCCACTCCCAGCAAGAACACACCGGGCAGGTGGGAGTGGTAGGCGCCCACCAGGATCTCGTCCTTGCTGAAGAAACCGGCAAAGGGTGGGATGCCTGCCAGGGCGGCCGTGCCGGCGAAGAAGGTCCACGCCGTCACCGGCATGTGCCGGTACAGACCCCCCAACTGGTGCATTTCCTGGCGTTCGGTGGCGTGGATGATGCTGCCCGACCCCAAGAAGAGCAGAGCCTTGAAGAAGGCGTGGGTGATCAGGTGGAACACCGCTGCCGCGGGAGCCCCCACGCCGAGGGCCATCATCATGTAGCCGAGCTGGCTGATGGTGGAGTAGGCCAGCACCCGCTTGATGTCGGTGGTGACGGTGGCGATGGTGGCGGCCAGGAACGCAGTGACCGTGCCCACGTACGCCACCACGGTCAGCGCCAGGGGAGCGTGTTCAAAGAGGACGTAGGACCGTGCCACCAGATACACCCCCGCCGCCACCATGGTGGCAGCGTGGATGAGCGCGGACACGGGAGTGGGGCCCTCCATGGCATCGGGGAGCCAAACGTGCAGGGGCACCTGGGCGGACTTGCCCACCGCCCCCATGAATACCAGCAGCGCCGCCGCCGTCACCAGCCCGGGATCCAGGTGCCCCGCCCCCAGGGCCTCAGCCAGTTCGCGGAACGAGAAGGTGCCCGTGGCGGAGAAAAGGGTCATGATCCCCAGCAGCAGGCCCACGTCGCCCACCCGCGTGGTCATGAACGCCTTCATGGCCGCCGCGGAAGCGGCCGGCTTCTCGTACCAGTGGCCGATGAGCAGGTAAGAGCACAGCCCCATGATCTCCCACGAGATGAACAGGAGCAGGAAGTTGTCCGCCAGCACCAGGCCCAGCATGGCCGCGGTGAACAGGGAGAGCACGGCGTAAAACCTGGTGTAGCGGGTATCCCCGTGCATGTAACCCACCGAGTAAATGTGCACCATCAGGCTGACCAGGGAAACCATGACCAGCATGAGGGCAGTGAGGGCATCTACCTGGAAACCGAGGGGGATGGTCACCTCCCCCACCGGCGTCCAGGGATAACTGAAGTCGAAGGCCACTTCCCCTTCCGTCCCGGCCCTGGCACCCACGAAGGATAAGAGCACGGCCACCGCCAGCAGGAAGCAGAGGCCCACGCTGAGGATGCCCAGGAGAGAGCCGCCGTCGCGGAAGCGGCGCCCGCAGAACCCTATGACGAGGAAGGAGAGAAGCGGTATCAGCGCTATGATAAAGGCGTAGCCCAGCACCCTCTCACCCCCGCAGAAGCGTGATGCGGTCCACGTCGATGCCGTGACGGCGCCGCGCCAGCAGGAAGATGATGGCCAGGCCCACCGCCACTTCCGCCGCTGCCACCGTGATGACGAACACCGCCAGCACCTGCCCCGCCAGATCCTGCGGGTGCAGGTAGCGGTTGAATGCCAGCAGGTTAATGTTGGCCGCGTTGAGCATGAGTTCTATGCCCATGAGAATCCGCACCGCGTTGGGGCGGGCCAGGGCCCCGAAAAGCCCCAGGGCGAACAGGGCAGCCCCCAGGCCCAGGTAAAACTCAAGGGGTACCACCGCGGCTCGCTCCTCCTTTCTCCTCTGCACCCTGGACTCCGCCGACCTCCCGCTCGCCCCTGCCCGCCGCCCCTGTCGCCGGCTGGCTAGCGCTGTCCGCGGCAGGCGCGCGGGTGGACAGGTAAATGGCCCCCACCAGGGCGGCCAGCAACACCACGGAGGCCACCTCGAAGGGGATGACGTAGGTGGTGAAAATCTGCCGGCCGAGCGGAGCGGTGGTGCGGCCCATGGGTGCGGCCGCCTGAACCTGCCATCCCGCCACCCGGTAAACACGGAGCATCACGGCGGCAAATCCCAGAGCCGCCAGGGCAGCCAGCGCCCCCACCCATCTCTTCCCGGCTCCCGGCTCCCCGCGACCGCCTGCGCCCCGCACCTCGGGTGGTGCCGAGAGCATGATGGCGAACACGACCAGGGTGGTCACTGCCCCCACGTAAATCAGCACCTGGGTGGCCGCCAGGAAGTCGGCCCCCAGCAGGAGGAATATCCCCGCTACCCCGGTCAAAGTCAGGGCCAGGTACAGGGCAGCGTGGACTATGCGCGGGGTGGTAATCACCCGGTAGGCAGAAGACAGAATGAGGATGCCCAGGACGTAATAAGCCACCAGCTCCCAGTTCAATTCCCCTCACCGCCCTTCGCCGCCTGGCCTGCCACGGCCGGCTCACCGAGCTTCTGGCCTACCATGACGCGGGAATACGGGTGAGTGCGACCCAGTTCGGCCAAAGAGGGCAGGTCGTACACCAGACCTTCCGGACTGTCCGCCGCCACCTCGAAACGGGTGGCCATCCCCAGGGCATCGAAGGGGCAGGCCTCCACGCACAGGTTGCACTGCAGGCACCGCCCCATGTTCAGGTTCCAGACCTTGGGGTACATCTTGCGGTCCTCACCCCGGGCCGATTCGATGGAAATGGCATTTACCGGACACGCGCGGGCGCAGGCCATGCAGGCCGTGCACTTGAGCTTCCCCTGCTCGTCGGAGAGGAGCACGGGATGGCCCCGGAACAGCGGGGAAATGCGGGGGCGCTGGTCAGGGTACTGTACGGTCACCG belongs to Bacillota bacterium and includes:
- a CDS encoding AarF/ABC1/UbiB kinase family protein gives rise to the protein MASRRAQLARLREISRVMLRHGLGFLLVQAGLANLVPRAHRRPATRGYRLRAALEELGPTFIKLGQALSTRRDLLPADIIQDLEGLQDRAPPMPFSRAREVIEQELGEPLEALFASFDPEPLAAASIGQVHLAHTPDGRAVAVKVQRWKIEEQVEADLAILEEVAGIIEARTTWGKEYGLRDLMREFARTIRAELDYRVEAEHCRHFGENFARDPDVRIPAVVSELTSRRVLTLEYENGIKISDVEALRSAGYRPEEVARKLVRAMMRQIFQHGLFHADPHPGNLAVLPGEVIFFMDFGQVGHFTPHQQDLLQEGVLALVRGDVGTMVQVVLDLGTATELDEQEFAARVDSLVEKYVTCSLGRVNPVAAIRDALDLARHFRVRIPPAFALLGKSLGTLEAVVTNLDPQISILDIARPTAREILRQRTSPRVAFRRARRDLGAWWSVFRRLPRRLDRVISKLDRDSLRIRFTLEDEQMVRRLERMATRLSLAILFLGTAVLVAGLVVAGAAAGSLKFPAWMLSPFFVSGAGTVVILLALAVLLSALLGSRPRRRP
- a CDS encoding NADH-quinone oxidoreductase subunit N, with product MAWAALAPELILAAASLLLLLAVSAGGRAAGEVQIRWGGATAFIFGVALLALVPGLGVRADLWSGMLSLDPFAALFRGMFLAAGLLVALVSMDFLRQRAGGRGEYWPLLVWGVLGMMLMASSRDLLMIYLGLELVSLCSYVLAGYLKEDARAVEAAIKYFLAGAVASAVLLFGISLLYGVAGSTSLDAIARAISGAGAAAAGGAGAAALGYAALVFLVAGFGFKVAAAPLHMWAPDAYEGAPTPITAFFSVGPKAAAFAALVRVFFTGLGDLRQEWAFAFAVLAVLSMFVGNLSALPQKNIKRMMAYSAIAHAGYILVGLAVGTPMGSRAVAYYLLAYLFANLGAFAVIVAVSARGEEIADYTGLARRWPLLAWGMVVYFLSLIGIPPTAGFFGKFYLFSAALEKGQVWLALVMVVNSVISVGYYYGVVRQMFLAGEAPGAAPVGGGTGPAGPACTVPVTGDAGVMGGGPAAAGRPCPAVSAVVVATAILTLIIGIGFERFLAWAAVATAVLP
- a CDS encoding NADH-quinone oxidoreductase subunit M encodes the protein MLLTLAIFIPLAGAAVVALWPRHDERGFKVAALITTAIPLAISIWMATTFQPGGGMQFVERAAWVPSLGINYILGVDGISFPMVFLTALLTFLACLASWQISPRPKDYFALLLLLETGMMGVFCALDYVLFYVFWELVLVPMYFLIGIWGGPRREYAAIKFFIYTLLGSVVMLVGILAMYFAGAQALGRPTFDMLALQKVQFPFRFQLWVFLALYFGFAVKVPVFPFHTWLPDAHVEAPTAVSVLLAGILLKMGTYGFMRVSLPTFPDAAAYFSYAIAVLGVISMIYGAFVAMWQADLKKLVAYSSVSHMGYVMLGIASGTPMALSGAVFQMFSHGMITGMLFLLVGMIYDRAHTREIAKLSGLYATLPAYGIILAFASFASLGLPGLSGFVAELLVLLGSFPVYRTLVIIGAATIVITAGYMLWMMQRVLMGRSRPELESLPDVTGRELATVIPLIVLIAVLGVYPRLLLDFTNPALIQLAARVGGM
- the nuoL gene encoding NADH-quinone oxidoreductase subunit L; translated protein: MLGYAFIIALIPLLSFLVIGFCGRRFRDGGSLLGILSVGLCFLLAVAVLLSFVGARAGTEGEVAFDFSYPWTPVGEVTIPLGFQVDALTALMLVMVSLVSLMVHIYSVGYMHGDTRYTRFYAVLSLFTAAMLGLVLADNFLLLFISWEIMGLCSYLLIGHWYEKPAASAAAMKAFMTTRVGDVGLLLGIMTLFSATGTFSFRELAEALGAGHLDPGLVTAAALLVFMGAVGKSAQVPLHVWLPDAMEGPTPVSALIHAATMVAAGVYLVARSYVLFEHAPLALTVVAYVGTVTAFLAATIATVTTDIKRVLAYSTISQLGYMMMALGVGAPAAAVFHLITHAFFKALLFLGSGSIIHATERQEMHQLGGLYRHMPVTAWTFFAGTAALAGIPPFAGFFSKDEILVGAYHSHLPGVFLLGVGTAFLTAYYMTRACLLTFFGQRRSEYHAHESPPVMTGPLVVLATLATVAGLGGNFFVRLSGMEAHEHAAPGVMALALGAGLAGIAAGVAIYGLRLVDRRRAISALWPLYRLFKEKWYFDRIYYVTLVKPALALSGLLARFDLGVIDGMVNGVGWGSVQISRASATFDLVVVDGAVNGVAAGTVAAGRAVRRTQTGLVRWYVLVFVLSLVAGLFTFYLMGGF
- the nuoK gene encoding NADH-quinone oxidoreductase subunit NuoK, with amino-acid sequence MVPLEFYLGLGAALFALGLFGALARPNAVRILMGIELMLNAANINLLAFNRYLHPQDLAGQVLAVFVITVAAAEVAVGLAIIFLLARRRHGIDVDRITLLRG
- a CDS encoding NADH-quinone oxidoreductase subunit J, whose protein sequence is MNWELVAYYVLGILILSSAYRVITTPRIVHAALYLALTLTGVAGIFLLLGADFLAATQVLIYVGAVTTLVVFAIMLSAPPEVRGAGGRGEPGAGKRWVGALAALAALGFAAVMLRVYRVAGWQVQAAAPMGRTTAPLGRQIFTTYVIPFEVASVVLLAALVGAIYLSTRAPAADSASQPATGAAGRGEREVGGVQGAEEKGGASRGGTP
- a CDS encoding NADH-quinone oxidoreductase subunit I, giving the protein MELLVDTWKAARSMFKGLGVTIREFFSPPVTVQYPDQRPRISPLFRGHPVLLSDEQGKLKCTACMACARACPVNAISIESARGEDRKMYPKVWNLNMGRCLQCNLCVEACPFDALGMATRFEVAADSPEGLVYDLPSLAELGRTHPYSRVMVGQKLGEPAVAGQAAKGGEGN